One Neodiprion pinetum isolate iyNeoPine1 chromosome 1, iyNeoPine1.2, whole genome shotgun sequence genomic window carries:
- the LOC124216522 gene encoding microtubule-associated protein futsch-like isoform X3, whose translation MINQYGGGTPTLRLLCSIAGGTSDAQWEDVTGSTPLTFMNDRVSFTTTVSARFWLMDCRNIGEVPKMATELYRESLFVPFVTNFVIYSKRMDLLEATLRILCMTDGKEGLHTLERQEEFLEIVKSRDVEALDGKDFYIEFSGNLTPVTKSGVQLRFTFRAFRQNRLSFHAKVKDPLLDPVARMLFMREPKVAKGEPSQQPICILNIVLPELLGKKKVELRFDKESDIEDSNIISHRMDSYASEYEGESKEKSDYPKAVVASPLYEGKLVSRNHENDRGDAVFIRESFAQSAACPLEIVDASYLDKVDAGKRSDDGPPDVEKQTYSEKLKFWEEIGKQRSISSIDQSEMEVPQNNVELATEDICSQLTKSSSLMIRGREELIEVMAEGDGTVDEERKNCIDIPDISECSVAEKAHYFEEQIQRELMAPAKTTLSPKVPVDFDLMKKVRVAKREKQQLDVTIPHKGVISVRQGDEEYASVVPSKTDNVIINVTDNMCNVTEECSESAAENLHDIPSVKPVKSKIPFTPSNDEQMQLGEPMKTLGESVNSELDYGADDERVEQVLANDDVVKKLLFNRRSNNLVTFDDILNISPCIANASPISVIRTCHDFLVGERQHASRQTWKDIGEAVGNADSVADHIQLKLVERSEADANYLNLGSRYVDDRSLGYETVSKQHDNREGSCPEIENVDHGTAEFPLETDSDVSTQPSEENDTKSIRIKDECLPALPENIALSEGISVSIRDIIASNPSNKLSDDSQSEEANRLVLTETTRQSEGLARQCEMKACYEFSDSEITSEDVPAMSADQTNSFKIDMTKREYDSRIPKHVGLTKMEDETQPVKRKDTAGSRIPVASDQHISLVLQSELKARPRTSHRKIIAGNSDGKESESRIPRRTAEGSKAETDERFVHRYKSEVQPHAEATETPKESFPAATLYLNVTDSSKIEMTNDTQASQVSHRVRDSLRTEKTMRLSVYESTDEISLSDVTIESVNSKDETFAADPMNASHLTEKTSGSAEGEFASMTSTADYRMSAKSEEKETISSEMYAITAEALITVTQKELLQEKATERMDSTLAKETLTKRVAEIDHNKKELEVTLNRDTTVKLLDDGKSFIAEGSADTKIFDSVQQEAVKLLEDEHGFLTDETNVCSFGETAAYASVGICTDFVTAKGGCLSERTATSFDADNSSAKGAAVSSRTAVTGSVTSRESENIRYHVDDEEIVRAKSRDRAIIDEPIAEVKIFPNDDGILTKQSEVRRIAETIIQSIETEIENTSILAVNLANQSVEKVEDYSSQERMTNAKLHHYKLGRESKQESISTTEDLTRDEESSPGSRNREGSFPSETSGRRLFHDQDMTISPSTTSDHTEAEDSIEIDSNEMGNRRKLGSPAYPLEEMQQQATTNIFDQDGRAIAFSRKESFDELAAWDATTLRKSGARVLEIIEPRDVNVTEESILWNTNEDARERCVVSQSYTTVKDHSGASTLRVMLCSERAEAIGSVTLFKQSNSADDPIVDDHVRNNYDMAFDAKINDAEAGSPTSVLPKMRIQNLDIKPVNWMIGDEKIEISESLQPSEVFNRELEEYESVVKQFSLEGANNEDAILPISQNKEHSFACEDVNVNDGTVVRIIQKETPKTKFRVIPVSDKQLESELVENNLDISCQELMDTLQKEFDAKTPTEHLAVEAFKVESSTGREVGHNLVKLMNEDSITQKHTSEKSDKQTIPVTDTGANKTDYFETMKFQSPMQLAEERKNETVRMKGQIEGRVEYDTALELSGTDNRGEKIVAEDASSSTEKGMGSVECIVSSDNERIQRALAMPQDDSLTTVGGGTFDSQPTPDHRTTAHHDTGAITKSRKDVEVTNINLSSRYAITVLDQVVKKEIAEVKESLEAAKQDLIEELSENSKMVFHIKDSPSEFQFKLESESIPNELHFLYRAPSVNDQPNKHDVTEDAEAASPVARPRSTGADMKVEIGKKLELVSRELRKDNAAITKEIDERDFESESKKRMEVLKREAVVIAKVEKPPTTDSSGNDNCSTVSVPTLVATTAPVTAADPGPIPIPVPFPVSVTIPVPASRSSSDVETKDDGFLMCPPQPAPRRRHKPVRALKKIRSDSETDIGSSSGESNYHSCDYEIGSGSRPSSSDIEAMQLGIPSGTASEYETALTSVETSSTSKPTSQDYHTAISSLSSRESIKSLYSESSGHLASVESSSELSETLVPSESDMDRDDFDESVDHVLEDDLVCVDAPITLKASHSPNNDYVLLASSEVACNIVEANVSSVATSRMKRSSEMIFQHDDEPCENIGSVEMDTCERQSSNSENALQIKSIDNATSTTLIIGNEFVGDSQMQSVDITTSRVDEDGIQSVCTQVTSKDKRVLSDNTVSPLGESESVVIENWMGTNACSSSSIIESKTMDVREEEGATVTDAEIKFTGFEQRPHLSLIQQASVSTSTASAISLETVIDRFDKERQERHSPDSDSFELVDKPDIIDDFVVIEEVGREAEEFDSEGKSIHISSINIVCANVKTYDREVENLITNTNHEDHSQPTSQLQVRNNELFDFESEDSPPQVSNEEHLYSQSYSDDEHYEGGKKWVEMQFQTDARGYEIEYDRGPLEDIKEEEITDFEASSSRFGSLGSHKESVGSIGSARGSLGSTPEYDVLAGRKYFTKPSEHDNLSLSSLQEFESLENAVAMESSKKLHCGSQDSINNGSLPRRYLTGRSGHGDDVSLSSLKDFEGLETACREAHMIELRAREEEDLLDHESPENRYKLESLARTKAESSAPASFNPSTSGSDDYEKRIREIDEIIRIAQSNVEKFDRQDDTAEDISQIDITETDSRGPGGNLGPGQSKAIEVAANCCAIVLHEGQSRVVQVQLKDQDIMETSTDSLEFDDHAVDKRRDPLCRSSDSLEMKTNLDLPSLSSDSLNNTRDPRELPPGCTFDQFDNSCRRISSDSLEIPSSEHQEDNIVQDKSREASCGNRNYSVRSDTDNSSVRRVSSAEAGSLANTSLKCNLPNNGT comes from the exons ATGATTAATCAATATGGTGGAGGAACCCCTACATTGCGCCTGCTTTGCAGCATCGCAG GTGGGACTAGCGATGCTCAGTGGGAGGATGTGACAGGATCGACACCGTTGACCTTCATGAATGATCGAGTGTCGTTCACAACTACGGTCTCCGCGAGGTTTTGGCTCATGGATTGCAGAAACATCGGAGAGGTGCCGAAAATGGCGACAGAACTCTACAGAGAGTCGTTGTTCGTTCCCTTCGTCACGAA CTTCGTCATTTATTCGAAACGAATGGATCTCCTTGAGGCTACGTTGAGAATATTGTGTATGACCGATGGCAAGGAAGGATTGCATACCTTGGAGAGGCAGGAGGAATTTCTTGAGATTGTAAAAAGCCGAGACGTAGAG GCGCTCGACGGTAAAGATTTTTACATAGAGTTCAGCGGTAACCTAACACCGGTGACAAAATCTGGCGTGCAACTACGGTTCACGTTCAGGGCATTCCGTCAAAACAGACTATCCTTTCACGCGAAGGTCAAGGATCCGTTGCTAGATCCGGTTGCAAGAATGTTGTTCATGCGTGAGCCAAAGGTCGCCAAAGGCGAGCCCTCGCAGCAGCCTATTTGTATACTAAATATCGTACTACCGGAACTACTTGGAAAGAAGAAGGTTGAACTGAGATTTGATAAGGAGAGTG aTATCGAGGACTCAAACATCATTAGCCATAGAATGGACTCTTACGCGTCTGAATACGAAGGagaaagcaaagaaaaatccGACTATCCGAAAGCCGTAGTGGCATCGCCTCTGTACGAAGGGAAACTGGTCAGCAGAAATCATGAGAATGATCGAGGAG ATGCCGTCTTTATCAGAGAATCCTTTGCTCAAAGTGCGGCTTGCCCCCTAGAAATCGTAGATGCTAGTTATCTTGATAAAGTAGACGCCGGTAAACGAAGCGATGATGGCCCGCCTGATGTTGAGAAACAAACGTACTCCGAGAAGCTGAAATTCTGGGAGGAGATTGGCAAACAGAGAAGCATCAGCAGCATTGACCAATCCGAAATGGAAGTTCCACAAAATAACGTGGAATTAGCAACAGAAGACATTTGTAGTCAGCTTACTAAGAGTAGCTCTTTGATGATACGCGGGAGGGAAGAATTGATTGAGGTGATGGCGGAGGGTGATGGGACAGTGGACGAAGAACGGAAGAATTGCATTGATATACCCGATATTTCCGAGTGTTCCGTAGCTGAAAAGGCTCATTACTTCGAAGAACAGATTCAGAGGGAATTAATGGCACCCGCAAAGACTACACTGAGTCCAAAGGTACCGGTTGATTTTGActtgatgaaaaaagtaaggGTGGCAAAAAGGGAGAAACAACAGTTAGACGTCACGATTCCTCACAAAGGGGTCATCAGTGTACGTCAGGGAGACGAGGAATATGCCAGCGTAGTGCCAAGTAAAACTGATAACGTTATAATAAACGTTACCGATAACATGTGTAACGTGACAGAGGAATGTAGCGAATCAGCGGCGGAGAATCTGCATGACATTCCAAGCGTGAAACCCGTGAAGTCAAAAATACCATTCACCCCATCGAACGATGAACAGATGCAGCTCGGAGAGCCAATGAAAACGTTGGGTGAAAGCGTCAACTCAGAATTAGATTACGGAGCTGATGACGAACGAGTAGAACAAGTTCTTGCAAATGATgatgttgtgaaaaaattattgttcaatAGGAGAAGTAACAACTTAGTAACATTCGATGACATATTAAACATATCACCATGTATAGCCAATGCATCGCCAATCTCGGTGATTAGGACCTGTCACGATTTTCTCGTAGGCGAAAGACAACACGCATCACGTCAAACGTGGAAAGACATCGGTGAAGCTGTCGGCAATGCTGATTCAGTCGCGGACCACATACAGTTGAAATTGGTAGAACGCAGTGAGGCGGATGCAAATTATTTGAATCTGGGGAGCCGCTATGTCGATGACAGATCACTGGGTTATGAAACCGTTTCAAAGCAGCACGACAACAGAGAAGGATCTTGCCCAGAGATTGAAAATGTTGACCATGGAACGGCAGAGTTTCCATTAGAAACTGATTCAGACGTAAGTACGCAACCATCGGAGGAGAATGACACGAAATCTATTCGAATCAAGGATGAATGCCTGCCTGCCTTACCGGAAAACATTGCATTGAGTGAGGGAATTTCTGTATCTATTCGGGACATCATTGCCAGCAATCCATCGAACAAGCTGAGTGACGATTCTCAATCGGAAGAAGCTAATAGATTGGTACTGACAGAAACGACGAGACAGTCCGAAGGTCTGGCACGGCAATGTGAAATGAAGGCTTGTTACGAATTTTCAGATAGTGAAATCACGAGTGAGGATGTGCCAGCGATGTCCGCGGATCAAACGAATTCCTTTAAAATTGACATGACGAAGAGAGAATATGATTCACGAATCCCTAAACACGTTGGTTTGACGAAGATGGAAGACGAGACACAACCGGTGAAACGCAAAGACACTGCGGGAAGCAGAATTCCCGTTGCCAGCGATCAACATATCTCATTAGTGCTACAATCGGAGCTTAAGGCACGGCCGAGGACTTCTCACCGGAAAATTATCGCGGGTAACTCCGATGGAAAAGAATCGGAATCGCGTATACCAAGACGCACCGCTGAAGGATCCAAGGCAGAAACAGATGAAAGATTTGTACATCGATACAAGAGCGAGGTTCAACCTCACGCCGAGGCCACAGAAACTCCTAAGGAAAGTTTCCCAGCAGCTACGCTGTACCTGAATGTGACCGATTCATCCAAGATAGAAATGACGAATGATACTCAGGCGAGCCAGGTGTCTCACAGAGTCCGCGACTCGCTCAGGACCGAGAAAACGATGCGTCTCTCTGTCTACGAGTCTACAGACGAAATTTCCCTGTCAGACGTTACGATTGAGTCGGTGAACTCTAAGGATGAAACTTTCGCAGCCGATCCGATGAACGCGTCTCACTTAACTGAAAAGACATCTGGTAGTGCCGAGGGAGAATTTGCGTCGATGACGTCAACGGCCGATTATAGGATGTCAGCGAAATCGGAAGAGAAAGAAACCATCTCTTCGGAAATGTATGCCATCACGGCAGAAGCACTTATAACTGTCACACAGAAAGAATTATTACAAGAAAAGGCAACCGAAAGAATGGATTCAACATTGGCAAAAGAGACCCTGACGAAAAGGGTGGCAGAAATCGATCACAATAAGAAAGAATTGGAGGTGACATTGAATCGGGATACGACTGTGAAACTGCTCGACGATGGTAAGTCTTTTATAGCTGAAGGGTCGGCCGACACGAAAATCTTTGACAGTGTCCAACAAGAGGCAGTCAAATTACTCGAGGATGAACATGGTTTTCTCACAGACGAAACAAACGTCTGTAGTTTCGGGGAAACTGCAGCTTACGCGAGTGTTGGAATATGCACAGACTTTGTGACAGCGAAGGGGGGGTGTTTGTCTGAACGTACTGCCACATCTTTCGATGCAGACAATTCGTCCGCGAAAGGAGCAGCGGTGTCAAGTCGTACTGCAGTAACCGGTAGCGTAACCAGCAGGGAATCAGAAAATATTAGATACCATGTTGATGATGAAGAAATAGTACGAGCCAAATCTCGTGATCGCGCAATAATCGACGAACCGATAGCGGAGGTGAAAATCTTCCCGAACGATGACGGTATCTTAACGAAGCAGTCTGAAGTTCGAAGGATCGCCGAAACGATAATTCAGTCTATAGAaacagaaatagaaaatacatcAATTCTTGCAGTGAATCTAGCGAATCAAAGCGTTGAAAAAGTGGAGGATTATTCATCTCAAGAGCGAATGACCAACGCTAAATTACATCATTACAAGCTTGGCCGAGAATCGAAACAGGAAAGCATTAGTACAACCGAGGACCTGACGAGAGACGAGGAGTCTTCGCCGGGATCTCGTAACAGAGAAGGAAGCTTTCCCTCTGAAACCTCCGGCAGGAGGTTGTTTCATGATCAAGACATGACGATAAGTCCTAGCACCACGTCAGATCACACCGAGGCGGAAGACTCTATAGAGATCGATTCGAATGAGATGGGAAATAGACGGAAACTAGGTTCACCTGCATATCCTTTAGAAGAAATGCAGCAGCAAGCAACTACAAATATTTTCGATCAGGATGGTCGAGCCATAGCCTTTTCGCGGAAAGAATCGTTCGACGAGCTGGCCGCGTGGGACGCGACAACTTTGAGGAAGTCTGGCGCTCGGGTATTGGAAATAATCGAACCTAGAGATGTAAACGTTACGGAAGAATCGATTTTGTGGAATACGAACGAAGACGCCCGTGAGCGTTGCGTGGTTAGCCAGAGTTACACAACAGTGAAGGATCATTCAGGGGCAAGTACTTTGCGTGTCATGCTTTGCAGCGAAAGAGCTGAAGCTATTGGTTCAGTTACACTTTTCAAGCAGTCAAACTCGGCTGATGATCCGATCGTTGACGACCATGTGAGGAACAATTACGACATGGCGTTTGATGCGAAGATCAATGACGCTGAAGCTGGTAGTCCGACCTCGGTATTGCCAAAAATGCGGATACAAAATCTAGATATAAAACCTGTAAATTGGATGAtcggagatgaaaaaattgaaatatcagaGTCACTACAGCCTTCTGAAGTATTCAACCGGGAGCTGGAAGAGTACGAGTCAGTAGTAAAACAATTCAGTCTCGAGGGGGCGAATAACGAAGATGCGATACTACCAATTAGTCAGAATAAAGAACACTCCTTTGCGTGCGAGGATGTAAACGTGAATGATGGAACCGTAGTGAGGATAATTCAAAAGGAAACTCCAAAGACCAAGTTCAGGGTTATTCCAGTAAGCGACAAACAATTGGAGAGTGaactcgttgaaaataatttggatATCAGTTGTCAAGAGCTGATGGATACTTTGCAAAAAGAATTTGACGCCAAGACTCCCACGGAACACTTAGCCGTGGAAGCGTTCAAAGTCGAATCATCGACTGGCAGAGAAGTGGGACATAACTTGGTGAAACTGATGAATGAAGATTCCATTACCCAAAAACATACCTCGGAAAAATCAGACAAGCAAACAATTCCAGTGACAGACACAGGTGCGAATAAAACAGATTACTTTGAgacgatgaaatttcaatcacCGATGCAACTGgccgaagaaagaaagaacgaaacAGTCAGGATGAAAGGACAAATCGAAGGTAGAGTCGAATATGATACTGCCTTAGAGCTGTCTGGAACCGACAACAGGGGAGAGAAAATTGTAGCGGAGGATGCTTCGAGCAGTACCGAAAAAGGCATGGGATCAGTTGAATGTATTGTGTCCTCGGACAATGAGAGAATTCAACGAGCACTGGCCATGCCTCAAGATGATAGCCTCACCACCGTAGGTGGCGGGACATTCGACAGTCAACCAACGCCCGATCACCGCACAACGGCTCATCACGATACCGGTGCCATAACAAAATCAAGAAAGGACGTAGAAGTGACGAATATTAATCTGAGTTCAAGGTATGCCATCACCGTGTTAGATCaagtggtgaaaaaagaaattgcggAAGTGAAGGAATCCTTGGAAGCAGCGAAACAGGATTTAATTGAGGAGTTGAGCGAAAATAGCAAAATGGTTTTTCACATAAAAGACTCGCCTTCGGAGTTTCAGTTCAAACTTGAGTCGGAATCGATACCGAATGAATTACATTTCCTGTACAGGGCCCCGTCCGTAAACGATCAGCCAAACAAACACGATGTTACAGAAGACGCGGAGGCAGCTTCGCCAGTTGCAAGGCCACGAAGTACTGGTGCTGATATGAAAGTGGAGATTGGCAAGAAACTCGAGTTAGTGAGCAGGGAGCTACGAAAAGACAATGCTGCAATCACAAAGGAGATAGATGAGCGTGATTTTGAATCAGAGTCCAAGAAACGGATGGAGGTCCTGAAACGTGAGGCCGTTGTGATTGCAAAAGTTGAGAAACCACCCACTACTGATTCAAGTGGAAATGATAATTGCTCAACTGTCAGCGTTCCGACCCTCGTCGCTACAACCGCACCCGTCACCGCCGCAGACCCCGGCCCCATCCCCATCCCCGTTCCATTCCCCGTCTCCGTCACAATTCCCGTCCCTGCCAGCAGATCGAGTTCCGACGTGGAGACGAAAGATGATGGCTTCTTGATGTGCCCCCCTCAGCCAGCACCAAGGAGAAGACATAAACCGGTGAGAGCCCTGAAAAAGATCAGATCAGATAGTGAAACCGACATCGGTTCCAGTTCCGGCGAGAGTAACTATCATTCATGTGACTATGAAATAGGAAGTGGCAGCAGGCCAAGTTCCTCGGACATTGAGGCAATGCAATTGGGAATACCATCGGGAACCGCATCTGAATACGAGACAGCTTTGACGTCGGTTGAAACTTCATCGACGTCAAAACCCACCTCACAAGATTATCATACCGCAATCAGCTCATTGAGTTCGAGGGAATCCATAAAATCTCTTTATTCGGAGAGTTCCGGACATTTGGCGAGTGTCGAAAGTTCCAGCGAGCTTTCGGAAACATTAGTGCCTTCGGAAAGCGATATGGACCGAGACGATTTCGACGAAAGTGTTGATCATGTTCTTGAGGACGATTTAGTTTGCGTTGATGCACCAATCACGTTGAAGGCTTCTCACTCACCTAACAATGATTATGTATTACTAGCGTCGAGTGAGGTTGCCTGCAATATCGTTGAGGCGAACGTGTCCTCTGTGGCAACCTCCCGTATGAAAAGATCCTCTGAAATGATATTTCAACACGATGACGAGCCCTGCGAGAACATCGGCTCAGTCGAGATGGATACTTGCGAACGTCAATCTTCCAATAGCGAAAATGCATTGCAAATCAAATCCATCGACAACGCCACATCCACGACATTAATTATTGGGAATGAATTTGTTGGAGATAGTCAAATGCAATCTGTCGACATAACGACGTCTCGCGTAGATGAAGATGGCATCCAAAGCGTCTGTACTCAGGTTACCTCCAAGGATAAGAGGGTGTTAAGCGATAACACGGTCAGCCCATTGGGTGAGTCAGAGTCTGTTGTCATCGAGAATTGGATGGGAACGAACGCCTGCAGTTCTAGTAGTATCATAGAGTCAAAGACAATGGATGTTAGAGAGGAGGAAGGAGCTACGGTAACTGATGCCGAAATCAAATTCACGGGATTCGAGCAGCGGCCGCACTTGTCATTGATACAACAGGCCAGTGTGTCCACATCCACAGCATCCGCAATATCATTGGAAACGGTCATCGACCGTTTTGATAAAGAGAGACAAGAGCGACATTCCCCCGACAGCGATTCGTTCGAGTTAGTCGACAAGCCAGACATTATCGATGACTTTGTCGTTATAGAAGAAGTGGGCCGGGAAGCGGAGGAATTCGACTCTGAGGGAAAGAGCATCCACATAAGTAGTATCAATATAGTATGCGCAAACGTCAAAACTTACGACAGGGAGGTAGAGAACTTGATTACTAACACTAATCACGAAGATCACTCACAGCCGACGAGCCAGCTGCAGGTTAGAAATAACGAATTGTTCGACTTTGAATCAGAGGATAGCCCGCCTCAGGTATCAAACGAAGAACATTTGTATTCTCAGTCGTATTCGGATGACGAGCATTACGAAGGCGGCAAGAAATGGGTCGAGATGCAGTTCCAGACAGATGCCCGTGGTTATGAGATCGAATACGATCGTGGCCCGCTGGAGGACATAAAAGAGGAGGAGATAACCGACTTCGAGGCGAGCAGCAGTCGTTTCGGAAGCTTGGGAAGTCACAAGGAGTCAGTTGGAAGCATTGGTAGTGCACGTGGGAGTCTGGGCAGCACGCCTGAGTATGATGTACTCGCGGGAAGAAAATACTTTACCAAGCCGTCCGAGCATGACAATTTATCACTTAGCTCTTTGCAAGAATTTGAGAGCCTCGAGAATGCCGTGGCGATGGAAAGttcgaaaaaattgcattGTGGCTCGCAGGATTCAATAAACAATGGTAGTCTACCGAGGCGTTATCTCACAGGTCGGTCAGGTCACGGGGATGATGTGTCGTTGTCCTCGTTGAAGGATTTTGAAGGGTTGGAGACAGCCTGCCGCGAGGCCCACATGATTGAGTTGCGAGCTAGGGAGGAAGAGGATCTTCTTGACCATGAAAGTCCCGAAAATCGATACAAGCTAGAAAGTCTAGCAAGAACGAAGGCAGAATCGAGTGCTCCGGCATCTTTTAATCCCAGCACGTCGGGTTCCGACGATTACGAGAAGCGTATCAGAGAGATCGACGAGATTATTCGCATTGCTCAATCGAACGTGGAGAAATTTGATCGTCAAGATGACACGGCAGAAGATATTTCACAGATTGATATCACCGAGACAGACTCTAGGGGCCCCGGTGGTAACTTAGGCCCAGGGCAAAGCAAGGCAATCGAAGTAGCCGCCAATTGTTGTGCGATAGTGCTACATGAAGGCCAGTCCCGTGTGGTGCAGGTACAATTGAAAGATCAGGACATTATGGAAACTAGTACGGACTCGTTGGAATTTGATGATCACGCTGTTGACAAGAGACGCGACCCCCTTTGCAGGAGCTCGGATTCGTTGGAAATGAAAACGAACTTGGACTTACCGTCCCTGAGCTCGGATTCCCTCAACAACACCCGTGACCCGCGAGAACTGCCGCCGGGCTGCACCTTTGATCAATTTGATAATTCCTGCAGGCGAATTTCCTCCGACTCATTGGAAATACCTTCCTCGGAACATCAGGAGGATAATATTGTGCAGGATAAGAGTCGCGAAGCAAGCTGCGGTAACCGAAATTATTCTGTAAGAAGTGATACTGACAATTCGTCTGTCAGGCGCGTTTCATCGGCCGAAGCGGGAAGCCTAGCGAATACGAGCTTGAAATGTAATCTGCCCAACAACGGGACATAA